GCTGATCATCCACGTGCCGGCCGGCGGTGAGTCGGCGCAGTGACCGACGAGCACACCCCGACCGGGGCCACCGGATCGGTGCGCCGCAGCCGGGACGTACCGATGCTGGTGGAGCGGGCCCGCGCGGGTGACCCCCGCGCGGTGGCCCGGCTGATCACCCTGGTCGAGTCCGGCGACGAGGTGCTGCCGCAGGTCGCGGCGGCCCTCGCGCCGTACGCCGGGCACGCCCAGGTGGTCGGCCTGACCGGTTCGCCGGGCGTGGGCAAGTCGACCACCACCAACGAGCTGGTCCGGGCGCTGCGGGCGCGCGGCCACCGGGTGGGGGTGCTGGCCATCGACCCGTCCAGCCCGTTCACCGGCGGGGCCATCCTCGGCGACCGGGTCCGGATGCAGGACCACGCCACCGACCCCGGCGTCTACATCCGCTCGATGTCCAGCCGTGGCCACCTCGGCGGCCTCTCCGCCGCGACGCCGCAGGCGGTCCGGGTGCTGGAGGGCGCCGGTTGCGACGTGGTGCTGGTGGAGACCGTCGGCGTCGGGCAGGCCGAGGTCGAGGTTGCCTCGCTGGCCGACACCACGCTGGTGCTGCTCGCGCCGGGCATGGGCGACGCCATCCAGGCGGTCAAGGCCGGCATCCTGGAGATCGCCGACGTCTTCGTGGTGAACAAGGCCGACCGGGACGGCGTCGACGCCACCGTCCGCGACATCCAGGGCATGATCGCGCTGGGCGAGCGCGGGCCGGGGGAGTGGCGGCCGCAGGTGGTCCGGGCGATCGCCGCGCGCGGCGAGGGGATCGACGACATCGCCGCCGCGATCGACAAGCACCGCGACTGGCTGGAGCGGCACGGCGAGCTGCGCCGCCGCCGGGAGGCGCGGGCCGCCGCCGAGATCGAGGCGATCGCGCTGGGCACCCTGCGGGACCGGATCGGCTCGCTCCGCGACGGTACGCAGCTGCCGACGCTCGCGGCCAAGGTGGCCGAGGGCGCGATCGACCCGTACGCGGCCGCCACCGAACTGCTGGACCAGCTCGGCGCCTGAGGGCTCCACTGCGGACGCCCCAACTAGTACGCTCGCACCGCCTCACGGACCCGTGGGGCGGTGCGCGTGTGTGTGGTGGGGAGAGCATGGCTGACGAGGCGACCCAGGAGCTGTCGGTACTGCCGGACGCGGTGGCGGGCGGTGCGACGCACGTCTCCGACGAGGTGGTGGAGAAGATCGCGGTGGCCGCCGCGAAGTCCGTGCTCGGGGTGGCCGAGCTCGGCGGCGACGTGGCCCGCTTCTTCAACGCCGTGCTGGACAAGGTCGGGCTGGACCAGGTCGGCGACGCCCGGCGCGGCTGCTCGGCGCACGTCACCAACGGCGCGGCGGTGGTCAACCTGGTCATCGTGATCGACGGCGGCCGGCCGGTCCCGGAGGTGACCGACGCGGTCCGCTCGGCGGTGACCTCGGCGGTCGAGGCGTACGGGCTGCGGGTCGACGAGATCAACATCCGGGTCGACGACGTGGCCCTGGGCGGGCCGGCGGTGCCCTCGACCTGACCCAGGTTACCGGCCGGTACGCACATCCTTAGCGATCGTTCAGGCAACCGTTCTACACTCGGTCTTCAGTCGAGGACTCGAGGAGGAGCTCCGCGCATGGACGCCGACGAGATCGCCGCCGGTCGGGCCCGCTGGCAGGCCCGCTACGACGCCGCCCGCAAGCGGGACGCGGACTTCACCACGCTCTCCGGGATGACCGTTGACCCGGTCTACGGCCCGCCGGAGGGCGTGGCCTACCCGGGCTTCGACCGGATCGGCTGGCCGGGCGAGTACCCGTACACCCGGGGGCTCTACCCGACCGGCTACCGCGGGCGGACCTGGACCATCCGGCAGTTCGCCGGCTTCGGTAACGCCCAGCAGACCAACGAGCGCTACAAGATGATCCTCGGGGCCGGCGGCGGCGGGCTCTCCGTCGCCTTCGACATGCCGACCCTGATGGGGCGCGACTCCGACGACCCGCAGTCGCTCGGCGAGGTCGGCCACTGCGGCGTGGCCATCGACTCGGCCGCCGACATGGAGGTGCTCTTCGACGGCATCGACCTGGCCGGCGTGACCACCTCGATGACCATCTCCGGCCCGGCCGTGCCGGTCTTCTGCATGTACCTGGTCGCCGCCGAGCGGCAGGGCGCCGACCTGTCCACGCTGGACGGCACGCTCCAGACGGACATCTTCAAGGAGTACATCGCGCAGAAGGAGTGGCTCTTCGACCCGGAGCCGCACCTGCGCCTGATCGGCGACCTGATGGAGTACTGCGCCGGGGAGATCCCGAAGTACAAGCCCTTGTCGGTCTCCGGCTACCACATCCGGGAGGCCGGCTCGACCGCCGCGCAGGAGCTGGCGTACACCCTCGCCGACGGGTTCGGCTACGTCGAGCTGGGGCTCTCCCGCGGGCTGGACGTGAACGTCTTCGCCCCGGGCCTGAGCTTCTTCTTCGACTCGCACGTGGACTTCTTCGAGGAGATCGCCAAGTTCCGGGCCGCCCGCCGGATCTGGGCCCGCTGGCTCCGCGACGTCTACGGGGCCACCAGCGAGAAGGCGCTCTGGCTGAAGTTCCACACCCAGACCGCCGGGGTGTCGCTGACCGCCCAGCAGCCGGTCAACAACGTGGTGCGTACCGCCGTGGAGGCCCTCGCGGCGGTCCTCGGCGGCACCAACTCGCTGCACACCAACGCCCTCGACGAGACGCTGGCCCTGCCCACCGACGAGTCGGCCGAGATCGCCCTGCGTACCCAGCAGGTGCTGATGGAGGAGACCGGGGTGACCAACGTGGCCGACCCGCTCGGCGGCGCCTGGTACGTCGAGGCGCTGACCGACCGGATCGAGGCGGAGGCGGAGGAGATCTTCGCCCGGATCCGGCAGCTCGGCGGCGACGGCCCGCACAAGATCGGCCCGATGGCCTCCGGCATCCTGCGGGGCATCGAGGACGGCTGGTTCACCGGGCACATCGCCGAGTCGGCCTTCGCCTACCAGCAGGCGCTGGAGAAGGGCGAGAAGAAGATCGTCGGGGTCAACTGCCACACCGGCACGGTCGCCAAGGACCTGGAGATCCTGCGCATCTCGCACGAGGTGGAGCTGAAGCAGCGCCGGGTGCTCGCCGAGCGCAAGGCCGGCCGCGACGACGCCGCGGTCAAGGCCGCCGTGCAGCGCATGGTCGAGGTCGCCCGCACCGGCGACAACATGATCCCGGCCATGCTCGACGCGGTCCGCGCCGAGGCCACCCTCGGCGAGATTTGCGACGCCCTCCGCGCCGAGTGGGGCACCTACCGCGAACCCGCCCGCTTCTGACCCACCCACCCCCTCCCCGCGATCTTGCACTTCGGGCCCGCCAGGTGCGGCCTCTGCGGCTTTTGCCCGGCCCGAAACTGCAAGATCGCGGGGGCGGGGGTGGGGTGGGGGTGAGCAGGCGTGAGAGTTGCAACTGTCGGCGTCGCGGTTGATCTGAGTTCCGCGCGACACGTGCGAGACTAGATAACCATGAGCGACCCACGGATGACCTCGTCGATCTTCACCCGCGGCGCGGTCGACCTCAGCGCACTGCGCACCCCCGCCCCCACCCCGGCGCCGGCCAAGTCCGGTCCCCCGGCCGGCGCGCCCGGCGGCGCGGTCGGCGGGGTCAGCGTCATCGACGTGTCCGAGGCGACCTTCCAGTCCGAGGTTCTCGAACGCTCGCTGACCACCCCGGTGATCGTGGACTTCTGGGCCGAGTGGTGCGAGCCGTGCAAGCAGCTCTCCCCGGTGCTGGAGCGGCTGGCGGTGGAGGGCGGCGGCGCCTGGGTGCTCGCCAAGGTCGACGTGGACGCCAACCCGCGCATCGCGCAGATGTTCCGGGTGCAGGGCATCCCGATGGTCTACGCGATCGTCGGCGGGCAGCCGATCGACGCCTTCTCCGGCGTGGTGCCGGAGGCGCAGCTGCGGCAGTGGATCCAGGCGGTCCTCAAGGCCGGCGGCGTCAGCGTGGCCGAGCCGGAGGACCCGCGACTCGACGAGGCCGACGACGCGCTGATGAGCGGCGACCTCGACGCGGCCGAGCGGGCGTACCGGAAGATCCTGGCCGAGTCCCCGGCGGACGCGGCGGCGGAGGCGGGGCTGGCCCAGGTCGGGCTGGCCCGCCGGGTGGCCGGCGCGGACCCGCAGGCGGCGCTGACCGCCGCGGCGGCCAACGCCGACGACGTGGACGCCCAGCTGCTGGCCGCCGACATCGAGGTGCTCGGCGGGCTGGCCGAGCAGGCCTACAAGCGCCTGGTCGGCCTGGTCCGCCGGACCTCCGGCGACGACCGGGAGAAGGTACGCCAGCACCTGGTCGGCCTGTTCACCATCGCCGGCCCGGACGACCCCGCCGTGGCCTCGGCCCGCCGCGCCCTGGCCAGCGCCCTGTTCTGAGTTCACCGCACGCCAGCGCGGGCCGGCGTACCGGCCGGCCCGCCCCACCATCGAGGACGGGAGCCCATGATGCGCCGGATCGCCGTCCTCGATGCCCCGACCAACCTCGGCCTGCGCCCGCCCACGTCCACCTCGGTCCCCGGCTGCGGCAAGGCGCCCGGCGCGCTGCGCGACCACGACCTGCTCGCCCGGCTGCGGGCGCGCGACGCGGGCTGCCTCACCCCGCCCCGGTACGACCCCGGTGACTGGCGCCCCGGCGACGGCGTCTGCCACGCCCCGGAGATCTCGGCGTACTCGGTGGCGCTGGCCGACCGGATCGGCGCGATCATCGACCGGGGCGAGTTCCCGCTGGTGCTCGGTGGGGACTGCTCGGTGCTGATCGGCTCGGCGCTGGCCATGCACCGGCTCGGCGAGGCCGTCGGCGGCCGGATCGGGTTGGTCTTCGTCGACGGCCACTCCGACTTCCGCCACCCCGGCAACGCCTCCTACGTGGGCGCGGCGGCGGGGGAGGACCTCGCCCTGGTCACCGGCCGGGGGCAGGCCGACCTGGCCGCCATCGAGGGGCGGCGCCCCTACTTCCGCGACGTCGACGTGGTGGTGCTCGGCATCCGG
This sequence is a window from Micromonospora sp. NBRC 110009. Protein-coding genes within it:
- the meaB gene encoding methylmalonyl Co-A mutase-associated GTPase MeaB, with translation MLVERARAGDPRAVARLITLVESGDEVLPQVAAALAPYAGHAQVVGLTGSPGVGKSTTTNELVRALRARGHRVGVLAIDPSSPFTGGAILGDRVRMQDHATDPGVYIRSMSSRGHLGGLSAATPQAVRVLEGAGCDVVLVETVGVGQAEVEVASLADTTLVLLAPGMGDAIQAVKAGILEIADVFVVNKADRDGVDATVRDIQGMIALGERGPGEWRPQVVRAIAARGEGIDDIAAAIDKHRDWLERHGELRRRREARAAAEIEAIALGTLRDRIGSLRDGTQLPTLAAKVAEGAIDPYAAATELLDQLGA
- a CDS encoding Asp23/Gls24 family envelope stress response protein; translation: MADEATQELSVLPDAVAGGATHVSDEVVEKIAVAAAKSVLGVAELGGDVARFFNAVLDKVGLDQVGDARRGCSAHVTNGAAVVNLVIVIDGGRPVPEVTDAVRSAVTSAVEAYGLRVDEINIRVDDVALGGPAVPST
- a CDS encoding acyl-CoA mutase large subunit family protein; translation: MDADEIAAGRARWQARYDAARKRDADFTTLSGMTVDPVYGPPEGVAYPGFDRIGWPGEYPYTRGLYPTGYRGRTWTIRQFAGFGNAQQTNERYKMILGAGGGGLSVAFDMPTLMGRDSDDPQSLGEVGHCGVAIDSAADMEVLFDGIDLAGVTTSMTISGPAVPVFCMYLVAAERQGADLSTLDGTLQTDIFKEYIAQKEWLFDPEPHLRLIGDLMEYCAGEIPKYKPLSVSGYHIREAGSTAAQELAYTLADGFGYVELGLSRGLDVNVFAPGLSFFFDSHVDFFEEIAKFRAARRIWARWLRDVYGATSEKALWLKFHTQTAGVSLTAQQPVNNVVRTAVEALAAVLGGTNSLHTNALDETLALPTDESAEIALRTQQVLMEETGVTNVADPLGGAWYVEALTDRIEAEAEEIFARIRQLGGDGPHKIGPMASGILRGIEDGWFTGHIAESAFAYQQALEKGEKKIVGVNCHTGTVAKDLEILRISHEVELKQRRVLAERKAGRDDAAVKAAVQRMVEVARTGDNMIPAMLDAVRAEATLGEICDALRAEWGTYREPARF
- a CDS encoding tetratricopeptide repeat protein — its product is MSDPRMTSSIFTRGAVDLSALRTPAPTPAPAKSGPPAGAPGGAVGGVSVIDVSEATFQSEVLERSLTTPVIVDFWAEWCEPCKQLSPVLERLAVEGGGAWVLAKVDVDANPRIAQMFRVQGIPMVYAIVGGQPIDAFSGVVPEAQLRQWIQAVLKAGGVSVAEPEDPRLDEADDALMSGDLDAAERAYRKILAESPADAAAEAGLAQVGLARRVAGADPQAALTAAAANADDVDAQLLAADIEVLGGLAEQAYKRLVGLVRRTSGDDREKVRQHLVGLFTIAGPDDPAVASARRALASALF